The Holophagales bacterium genome has a segment encoding these proteins:
- a CDS encoding TrmB family transcriptional regulator — protein MTTTSDDSLRKALHGLGFSEIEALVYAFLAGREPATGYRISHGIGKPTANTYKAIASLVQQGAVQVDEGGNRLIRAVPPDELLAGLERRAREHREAARAALAERNAEVADDRVYTLRARDQVLERARAMLGRAREIVLGDLFPAPLDALAKDLAAAAQRGVRVVVKVYSPVDVPGVAEVPEADAARALSEWPGQQLSLVVDADEHLLALFDATLANVYQAVWSRSTFLSCLHHNHVAMEILHTAWKGRGPRAGADALVGISLLSSRPSGLRRLQELTGGGVPTNTDGEDR, from the coding sequence GTGACTACTACTAGCGATGATTCGTTACGTAAAGCACTCCATGGGCTAGGTTTTTCAGAGATAGAGGCGCTCGTCTACGCCTTTCTGGCCGGAAGAGAACCGGCAACCGGGTATCGCATCAGCCACGGCATCGGCAAACCGACGGCGAACACCTACAAGGCGATCGCATCTCTGGTGCAACAGGGAGCGGTACAGGTGGACGAGGGGGGGAACCGGCTCATCCGGGCCGTACCGCCCGACGAGCTCCTCGCGGGGCTCGAGCGGCGTGCCCGCGAGCACCGGGAAGCGGCGCGGGCCGCGCTCGCCGAGCGCAACGCCGAAGTCGCGGACGATAGGGTCTACACGCTTCGGGCGCGAGACCAGGTCCTCGAGCGCGCCCGGGCGATGCTCGGGAGGGCGCGGGAGATCGTCCTCGGCGACCTCTTTCCCGCCCCGCTCGACGCGCTCGCAAAAGACCTCGCCGCCGCCGCCCAGCGCGGTGTCCGGGTCGTCGTGAAGGTCTATTCCCCGGTGGACGTCCCGGGAGTCGCGGAGGTCCCGGAGGCCGACGCGGCACGGGCGCTGTCCGAGTGGCCCGGCCAGCAGCTCTCCCTCGTCGTCGACGCCGACGAGCACCTGCTCGCCCTCTTCGACGCCACCCTCGCGAACGTTTACCAGGCGGTCTGGAGCCGCAGCACCTTCCTCTCGTGCCTCCACCACAACCACGTCGCCATGGAGATCCTCCACACCGCCTGGAAGGGGCGAGGTCCGCGCGCCGGCGCCGACGCCCTCGTCGGCATCTCGCTCCTCTCGAGCAGGCCTTCCGGCCTGCGCCGCCTCCAGGAGCTCACCGGCGGCGGCGTCCCCACGAATACCGACGGAGAAGACCGATGA
- a CDS encoding aspartyl protease family protein: MTDTPACVRRSLVSLLVVAMLVASTAHAAGPPVSPEAAALVEKHVAWLGGWKAIEAVRDLTLVGTIRVSGLSGPLTVLARHDGRQRTEVDLKVMRSVETLAGTGAWEQNASGQVEEMGHEKVVSERRALDRTFGRHLRGEGAIVSLAGREEKGGRAWTVVRFAYADGDAYDLLVDAETGESTWTRSLADGRTTWTKLSDLRTVNGLRFAFLQETEGETARQAQAVAWERVTVNAGLEDALFARPSAGTSVVRFPAGRSTTDWAAVDLYQKRYVTLRGAVNGVATDIVLDSGAGMTVLDSALAKTLGLRVEGELEARGTGGNVGAGLVSGVTVTLAGIEIGPLSAAVIDLAGVGRRVGRPLPVILGKELFHALVVDLDYPGSRIRFLDAASFRYGGPGRKVDLIPAEDGHKSLRLVMEGGEPVVVGLDTGQGGALSVYRHYADARGFLTGRPVSERRGGGVGGATTMKVATLRSVTIAGYELRNVPAAFQATDVGGAFDTKRQEGNLGAGILSRFRVLFDYSRACLWLEAGPGLGAPFPKDKSGLALQWADDALTVEFVAPASPAAEAGWKEGERVVALDGEAAGARWWETFTRWTEAKAGTAVRLTLPDGTERTLVLKEYY; the protein is encoded by the coding sequence ATGACCGACACGCCTGCTTGCGTTCGCCGTTCCCTCGTTTCGCTGCTCGTCGTGGCCATGCTCGTCGCCTCGACGGCGCACGCCGCCGGTCCCCCGGTCTCGCCGGAAGCCGCCGCTCTCGTCGAGAAGCACGTCGCGTGGCTGGGCGGGTGGAAGGCCATCGAGGCCGTCCGGGACCTCACCCTCGTCGGGACGATCCGCGTTTCGGGTCTCTCGGGCCCACTCACCGTTCTGGCGCGTCACGACGGGCGTCAGAGGACGGAGGTCGACCTGAAGGTCATGAGGAGCGTCGAAACGCTCGCGGGGACCGGTGCCTGGGAGCAGAACGCGAGCGGGCAGGTGGAGGAGATGGGGCACGAGAAGGTCGTCTCCGAGCGCCGCGCGCTCGACCGCACGTTCGGTCGGCACCTCCGCGGCGAAGGGGCGATCGTGAGCCTCGCCGGACGGGAGGAGAAGGGGGGGCGCGCCTGGACGGTCGTCCGCTTCGCCTACGCCGACGGCGACGCGTACGACCTGCTCGTCGACGCAGAGACCGGGGAGTCGACGTGGACGCGCTCCCTCGCCGACGGCCGGACGACCTGGACGAAGCTCTCCGACCTCCGGACGGTGAACGGGCTGCGCTTCGCCTTCCTGCAGGAGACCGAAGGAGAGACGGCGCGCCAGGCGCAGGCGGTGGCGTGGGAGAGGGTGACGGTCAACGCCGGTCTCGAGGACGCCCTCTTCGCACGGCCGTCCGCGGGCACGTCGGTCGTTCGCTTTCCCGCGGGCCGCAGCACCACCGACTGGGCCGCGGTGGACCTCTACCAGAAGCGCTACGTCACCCTGCGCGGCGCCGTGAACGGCGTGGCCACCGACATCGTTCTCGATTCGGGCGCGGGAATGACCGTTCTCGACAGCGCGCTCGCGAAGACGCTCGGCCTGCGCGTCGAGGGGGAGCTCGAGGCCCGCGGTACAGGAGGGAACGTCGGCGCCGGCCTCGTGTCGGGCGTCACGGTGACGCTCGCGGGAATCGAGATCGGCCCGCTCTCGGCGGCGGTCATCGACCTCGCCGGCGTGGGCCGTCGGGTCGGGCGGCCCCTCCCGGTCATCCTCGGCAAGGAGCTCTTCCACGCCCTCGTCGTCGACCTCGACTATCCCGGCTCGCGCATCCGTTTCCTCGACGCCGCCTCGTTCCGCTACGGGGGTCCGGGGCGGAAGGTCGACCTCATCCCCGCCGAGGACGGGCACAAGAGCCTGCGGCTCGTCATGGAAGGGGGCGAACCGGTGGTCGTGGGTCTCGACACGGGGCAGGGGGGAGCGCTCTCGGTCTACCGGCACTACGCCGACGCGCGCGGGTTCCTGACGGGCCGTCCGGTTTCCGAGCGTCGCGGAGGCGGCGTCGGAGGCGCGACGACGATGAAGGTGGCGACCCTTCGCTCGGTGACGATCGCCGGGTACGAGCTGCGAAACGTGCCGGCGGCCTTCCAGGCGACCGACGTGGGCGGCGCCTTCGACACGAAGCGGCAGGAGGGGAACCTCGGCGCGGGCATCCTGTCGCGCTTCCGGGTCCTCTTCGACTATTCCCGGGCGTGCCTCTGGCTCGAGGCCGGCCCGGGGCTCGGTGCGCCGTTCCCGAAGGACAAGAGCGGCCTCGCCCTGCAGTGGGCCGACGACGCCCTCACCGTCGAGTTCGTCGCGCCCGCGAGCCCCGCGGCAGAAGCCGGCTGGAAGGAAGGGGAGCGCGTCGTCGCGCTCGACGGCGAGGCCGCCGGCGCGCGTTGGTGGGAGACGTTCACGAGGTGGACGGAAGCGAAGGCGGGGACGGCGGTCCGGCTCACGCTTCCGGACGGGACGGAGCGGACGCTGGTGCTGAAGGAGTACTACTGA
- a CDS encoding GNAT family N-acetyltransferase produces MAFDPQPTLRGELLELRPLRPGDWSALFAVASDPLIWEQHPERNRYEEEVFREFFRVALESGCALVAIDRRDGQVIGSSRFHAHDEERSEVEIGWTFLARSHWGGRYNGEMKRLMLQHAFAFVDHVVFSVGPRNLRSRRAIEKIGGIPEGSRFARGHESIVYRISKPWAPPAAAGPVAQRTPPDRG; encoded by the coding sequence ATGGCCTTCGACCCACAGCCCACCCTGCGCGGGGAGCTCCTCGAGCTCAGGCCACTCCGGCCCGGGGACTGGTCCGCCCTCTTTGCCGTCGCATCGGACCCCTTGATCTGGGAACAGCACCCCGAGCGGAACCGCTACGAGGAGGAGGTCTTCAGAGAGTTCTTCCGCGTGGCTCTCGAATCCGGTTGCGCCCTCGTCGCGATCGATCGGCGAGACGGCCAGGTCATCGGCTCGTCACGCTTCCATGCTCACGACGAGGAGCGGAGCGAGGTCGAGATCGGCTGGACGTTCCTGGCGCGGTCGCACTGGGGCGGGCGATACAACGGAGAGATGAAGCGCCTCATGCTCCAGCACGCCTTCGCGTTCGTCGACCACGTCGTCTTCTCGGTCGGCCCCCGGAACCTCAGGTCTCGACGGGCCATCGAGAAAATCGGCGGGATTCCGGAAGGTTCACGATTCGCACGCGGCCACGAGAGCATCGTGTACCGCATCAGCAAGCCGTGGGCGCCTCCCGCCGCCGCCGGCCCGGTCGCGCAGCGGACGCCCCCGGACCGCGGCTGA